A window from Borrelia sp. P9F1 encodes these proteins:
- a CDS encoding P13 family porin — protein sequence MTRMLILVLFSFCTFAGFAQTGDEKAAGGDSVSKLLVYETSKKDPLIPFFLNLFLGFGIGSFAQGDILGGLSILGFDALGAGLLAYGVYSVGGVSKLEEGSEKEWPVLGISLIALGGVTLAITRLVEIILPFTHASSYNAKLKQNLVAALGGFQPSLGVAMSESNMLGLGVSFTKSY from the coding sequence ATGACGAGAATGTTGATCTTGGTTTTATTTTCTTTTTGTACTTTTGCTGGTTTTGCTCAGACTGGGGATGAGAAGGCGGCTGGTGGTGACTCGGTGAGTAAGTTGTTAGTTTATGAAACATCTAAGAAGGATCCTTTGATTCCGTTTTTTTTAAATCTATTTTTGGGTTTTGGGATAGGGTCTTTTGCTCAGGGAGATATTCTTGGTGGTTTGTCTATTTTAGGATTTGATGCTCTTGGTGCTGGGTTGTTGGCTTATGGTGTGTATTCTGTTGGTGGTGTAAGTAAGCTTGAGGAAGGGAGTGAAAAAGAGTGGCCAGTGCTTGGGATTTCTTTAATAGCATTGGGGGGGGTTACTTTGGCTATAACAAGGCTTGTTGAAATTATTCTTCCCTTCACACATGCTTCTAGTTACAATGCAAAGCTCAAGCAAAACTTAGTAGCCGCTTTAGGAGGGTTTCAGCCCAGTCTTGGCGTTGCTATGAGCGAAAGTAACATGCTTGGGCTTGGGGTTTCTTTCACAAAAAGTTATTAG
- a CDS encoding BB0027 family outer member beta-barrel protein — protein sequence MERNLLVCLVWLLLLGSNVPRVEAYSVDRNGNSVIGVDVSLGLPLFYNDLLKIYPSNLYPGGIGALKYQYHILSSLSVGLELRYLFNFDINQTFNLLNPDSGIGKTLGMVPITFLINYVFDIGELFQVPIFSNIGFSLNSYGDKSDNISNLRTFDAMPVMSVGCGVLWNFNHKWSLGFTTSWWSMFEVGRTAKIGHFLLVSLSVAVNVNKL from the coding sequence ATGGAAAGAAATCTTTTAGTTTGCTTAGTCTGGCTGTTATTGTTGGGCTCGAATGTACCGAGGGTCGAAGCTTATTCAGTTGATAGGAATGGAAATTCTGTTATTGGGGTGGATGTGAGTCTGGGATTGCCTCTTTTTTATAATGATTTGCTGAAGATCTATCCTTCGAATTTGTACCCCGGAGGAATTGGAGCTCTTAAATATCAATACCATATTTTGAGTAGCTTATCTGTGGGGCTTGAGCTTAGGTACTTGTTTAATTTTGACATCAATCAAACGTTTAACTTACTTAATCCGGACTCTGGTATAGGCAAAACACTTGGCATGGTTCCTATTACGTTTTTAATAAATTATGTCTTTGACATTGGAGAACTTTTTCAAGTCCCCATATTTTCAAATATAGGGTTTTCCCTAAACTCTTACGGAGACAAAAGTGATAACATCTCTAACTTAAGAACCTTTGATGCAATGCCTGTAATGTCAGTTGGCTGTGGCGTTCTGTGGAACTTTAACCACAAGTGGTCTCTAGGCTTTACAACCTCATGGTGGTCGATGTTTGAAGTTGGGAGAACCGCTAAAATAGGTCACTTTTTACTAGTTTCTCTTTCAGTGGCAGTGAATGTAAATAAATTGTAG
- a CDS encoding DNA topoisomerase IV subunit A, whose protein sequence is MDIKTLLRDNFLQYSSYVIKDRAIASVIDGFKPVQRRIIHSLFEMHDSNFHKVANVVGNTMKYHPHGDASIYEALVNMANKDLFIEKQGNFGNLLTGDSASASRYIECRLTPLAFDVLYSKEITSYEPSYDGRNDEPLIFPAKIPVVLIQGSEGIAVGMAAKILPHNFNEILNAVKSELLGESYELYPDFPTGGIVDVNEYADGNGKVLVRAKIEATDDNRTILIKELPFGETTESIISSIEKAIRKNYIKVTSINDFTTEHVEIELTLPRGVYANEVIEKLYHYTNCQISISVNLLLLSDRYPVTYTIADIIKFHAEHLQKVLKMELELHRDKILEKIFYKTLEQLFIEKKIYKVLETISKETEVVGIVLDNILEYRDNFHRDIVLGDIENILKIPIRKISIFDIDKNNKDIKLLGKELRSVESNIRSIRGYSIDFIDRLLAKYSKLYKRKTEISLIQSKNAREIATKNMKVYVNLKAGFVGTSLIDGEFIGHASHYDKILIFKKKSYVVKNIEDKAFIDKNNISALVYDINNSKEQVFSIIYLNKSESLHYVKRFRIDKFITDKIYKFLDDGDEFVDFALSPEFVEFSTSEGVVKAISIGEFVIKSRTSVGKKISSSKLKKVKFR, encoded by the coding sequence ATGGATATTAAAACACTACTTAGAGATAATTTTTTGCAATATTCATCTTATGTTATTAAGGATCGCGCGATTGCAAGTGTTATTGACGGATTTAAGCCTGTTCAGAGGAGAATTATACATTCTCTTTTTGAGATGCATGATAGTAATTTCCATAAGGTTGCAAATGTTGTTGGAAATACAATGAAGTATCATCCACACGGAGATGCTTCCATTTATGAAGCACTCGTTAATATGGCGAATAAGGATTTATTTATTGAGAAGCAAGGAAATTTTGGCAACCTTTTGACCGGTGATTCCGCATCTGCATCGCGCTATATTGAGTGTCGATTAACTCCCTTAGCGTTTGATGTGCTTTATAGCAAGGAGATAACATCTTATGAGCCTTCTTATGATGGCCGTAATGACGAACCCTTGATTTTTCCTGCAAAAATACCGGTAGTACTTATTCAGGGAAGTGAGGGAATTGCAGTTGGTATGGCCGCAAAAATTTTACCACATAACTTTAATGAGATTTTGAATGCTGTAAAAAGTGAATTACTTGGAGAGTCTTATGAGCTTTATCCAGATTTTCCTACAGGAGGAATAGTTGATGTTAATGAGTATGCGGATGGGAATGGGAAAGTTTTGGTGCGTGCTAAAATTGAGGCTACAGATGATAATAGAACCATTTTAATAAAGGAATTACCATTCGGTGAGACTACTGAGAGCATAATATCTTCGATTGAAAAAGCTATCCGAAAGAATTATATCAAAGTGACAAGCATTAATGATTTTACCACAGAGCATGTAGAGATTGAGTTAACTCTTCCAAGGGGAGTGTACGCTAATGAAGTTATTGAAAAACTATATCATTATACGAATTGTCAAATATCTATTTCTGTGAATTTGCTTTTGTTAAGTGATAGGTATCCTGTTACTTATACCATTGCAGATATTATCAAATTTCATGCGGAGCATTTGCAAAAAGTTTTAAAGATGGAACTTGAATTACATAGAGATAAAATACTTGAAAAAATTTTTTATAAAACCCTGGAGCAATTGTTTATTGAGAAGAAAATTTATAAGGTACTTGAGACTATTTCAAAAGAAACTGAGGTTGTAGGCATTGTTTTAGATAATATTTTAGAATATAGAGATAATTTCCATAGAGATATTGTTTTGGGTGATATTGAAAATATACTTAAAATTCCTATTCGGAAGATAAGTATCTTTGATATCGATAAAAATAATAAGGATATTAAACTTCTTGGCAAGGAATTAAGAAGCGTGGAAAGTAACATTAGATCGATTAGGGGGTATTCAATAGATTTTATTGATAGGCTTCTTGCAAAGTATTCTAAGCTTTATAAAAGGAAGACGGAAATATCTCTTATTCAGTCAAAAAATGCTAGGGAAATAGCTACTAAGAATATGAAGGTTTATGTAAATTTAAAAGCTGGTTTTGTTGGGACTAGTCTTATTGATGGCGAATTTATTGGTCATGCTAGCCACTATGACAAAATACTAATATTTAAGAAAAAGTCTTATGTTGTAAAGAATATTGAGGATAAAGCTTTTATCGATAAGAATAATATAAGTGCTTTAGTTTATGATATAAATAATTCGAAAGAGCAAGTATTTTCTATTATTTATCTTAATAAGTCTGAAAGCCTTCATTATGTTAAGAGGTTTAGGATAGACAAGTTTATTACGGATAAGATTTACAAATTTTTAGATGATGGGGATGAATTTGTAGATTTTGCTTTAAGTCCAGAATTTGTAGAGTTTTCCACTAGTGAAGGCGTTGTTAAAGCGATCAGTATTGGTGAGTTCGTGATTAAATCAAGGACTTCTGTAGGTAAGAAAATTTCAAGCAGCAAGCTTAAAAAGGTTAAGTTTAGGTAG
- the smpB gene encoding SsrA-binding protein SmpB — translation MSLLLLENKKARFNYFVEDKIICGIVLRGTEVKSIKLKKFSFNDSFANIRKDEIWLENLHISKYKEGNIFNHEEIRSRKLLLKKKEIQKLKKFKKKEGYTLVPIAIYLKHSLIKIELGVCKGKKLFDKREVLKQKSIKKDLSREIKQYR, via the coding sequence GTGTCCTTATTGTTGCTTGAAAATAAAAAAGCAAGATTCAATTACTTCGTTGAAGATAAAATAATCTGTGGTATTGTTTTAAGGGGAACTGAGGTCAAGTCTATTAAACTTAAGAAATTTTCATTTAATGACAGTTTTGCCAATATTAGGAAAGACGAAATATGGCTTGAAAATTTGCATATATCTAAGTATAAAGAGGGGAATATATTCAATCATGAAGAGATAAGAAGTAGAAAACTACTTCTTAAAAAGAAAGAAATACAAAAACTAAAAAAATTCAAAAAAAAAGAAGGATATACCTTGGTTCCCATTGCAATTTATCTAAAACACTCATTAATCAAAATAGAACTAGGTGTGTGCAAAGGCAAAAAACTATTCGACAAGAGAGAAGTTTTAAAACAGAAAAGCATCAAAAAAGATCTAAGCCGAGAAATTAAACAATACAGGTAA
- a CDS encoding YebC/PmpR family DNA-binding transcriptional regulator — translation MSGHSKWSTIKRKKGALDARRNKIFTKLIREISIAAKMGGGEVDSNPRLRVAINKARVSNMPKDNIEKAIKKGIGDNVGAEYIELTYEAYAPHGVALMIMCLTDNKNRTASDVRSVLAKGGGSLGAPGSVSYMFHRKGLISYSLDKYSEDEIMELALDAGAEDISSEGSELEVITSDDNFETVLSILKTKFEEEMAEIVFIPENKVSLDKDQMDKIFVLVEKLEDFDDVQEVVHNLEVFDNIE, via the coding sequence ATGTCTGGTCATAGCAAATGGTCGACTATAAAGAGGAAAAAAGGTGCGCTTGATGCTAGGAGAAATAAAATCTTTACTAAATTGATTAGGGAGATAAGTATTGCGGCCAAGATGGGCGGAGGTGAGGTTGACTCTAATCCTAGATTAAGAGTTGCTATTAATAAGGCAAGAGTATCTAATATGCCTAAAGATAATATTGAAAAAGCAATCAAAAAAGGCATTGGAGATAATGTAGGTGCTGAATATATTGAACTTACCTATGAAGCTTATGCTCCTCATGGTGTTGCTTTAATGATTATGTGTCTAACCGATAATAAAAATAGAACGGCAAGTGATGTAAGGAGCGTTCTTGCAAAGGGAGGTGGTTCTCTTGGGGCTCCTGGTTCTGTATCTTATATGTTTCACCGGAAAGGTTTAATATCTTATAGCCTAGATAAATATTCTGAAGATGAGATAATGGAGCTTGCTTTAGATGCAGGTGCAGAAGATATTTCGAGTGAAGGATCTGAACTAGAGGTAATAACAAGTGATGATAATTTTGAGACAGTTTTATCTATTTTGAAAACTAAGTTTGAGGAAGAAATGGCAGAGATTGTCTTTATCCCTGAGAATAAAGTTTCTTTGGACAAAGATCAAATGGATAAAATTTTTGTTCTTGTTGAAAAATTAGAAGATTTTGATGATGTTCAGGAAGTTGTTCATAATTTGGAAGTTTTTGATAACATCGAATAA
- a CDS encoding DUF188 domain-containing protein, whose translation MLDKIFVDADSCNPRAISFLQSFVFKRSVELVLVSNKSLNLKGTKNVDFKVVEDVDSCILELVDKCSIVVTRDILLAKHLLDLEIRVINDEGCIFNTDNIDYLHFRSNMNNNLSFVKVKKYFNHESSKAKYSNFTTNFHRLFFS comes from the coding sequence TTGCTAGATAAAATTTTCGTTGATGCTGATTCTTGTAATCCAAGAGCGATAAGCTTTTTGCAAAGTTTTGTCTTTAAAAGAAGTGTAGAACTTGTTTTAGTTTCAAATAAATCTTTAAATTTAAAAGGAACCAAAAATGTCGATTTTAAGGTTGTAGAGGATGTCGATTCTTGCATTTTGGAACTGGTTGACAAATGCAGTATTGTAGTTACAAGAGACATATTGCTTGCTAAGCATTTACTTGACTTAGAAATTAGAGTTATCAATGATGAAGGTTGCATTTTCAATACAGACAACATAGACTATCTACATTTCAGATCCAACATGAACAATAACTTGAGTTTCGTTAAAGTAAAGAAATACTTTAATCATGAGTCTAGCAAGGCCAAGTATTCAAATTTTACAACAAATTTTCACCGTTTATTCTTTAGTTAA
- the ruvC gene encoding crossover junction endodeoxyribonuclease RuvC → MRILGIDPGLANVGWGVLDKLGSRYVYVKDGTIVTSSSMSLKDRIKLISAELDLVIDKFRPDVASVEDIYFAKNKKTAMVIAEARGAIILTLAIKDTNFYSYTPIQVKSAISGFGGLRKVQVKYMVRILLGMGSDFMFTSDHSSDALALAICHGNYQL, encoded by the coding sequence ATGAGAATATTGGGTATTGACCCTGGTCTTGCTAATGTTGGCTGGGGGGTTTTGGATAAGCTGGGTAGCAGATATGTTTATGTTAAAGATGGGACGATTGTAACCAGTTCTTCCATGTCTTTAAAAGATAGAATAAAGTTGATTTCTGCAGAACTTGATCTTGTTATTGACAAGTTTAGGCCTGATGTTGCAAGTGTTGAAGATATTTATTTTGCTAAAAATAAGAAGACAGCAATGGTGATTGCCGAGGCAAGGGGAGCTATCATTTTAACTCTTGCTATAAAAGACACAAATTTTTACTCATATACCCCAATACAGGTTAAGAGTGCGATTTCCGGTTTTGGTGGGCTTAGAAAGGTGCAAGTAAAGTATATGGTTCGTATTTTACTTGGGATGGGTTCTGACTTTATGTTTACTAGTGATCATAGCAGTGATGCACTCGCGCTTGCGATTTGTCATGGCAATTATCAATTATAG
- a CDS encoding bifunctional 5,10-methylenetetrahydrofolate dehydrogenase/5,10-methenyltetrahydrofolate cyclohydrolase translates to MTSVFDGKLFAEKYYSLLKKFLAEYELVNRISLRVILANDKPASRLYVSIKERVSKEIGINFCVTKLASNAEQENILKLIEAENLNEDTDGIIVQLPLLGEINVNKVLNKIVHTKDVDGLSAINLGKLVLGDRKGFIPCTALAVLKVLFDNGIETSGRTVVVIGRSALVGRPISILLSCKPYNATVITCHSKSTYLDVYVRQADIIISAVGKPRLIGPNMISGNPYVIDIGISELEIDGGNVLTGDADFEAIKGHVKFITPVRGGIGPVTVLMLMFNTIKSHLVRHSKFDVLEKLKKLVEV, encoded by the coding sequence TTGACCAGTGTTTTTGATGGTAAACTTTTTGCGGAAAAGTACTACTCGCTATTGAAAAAATTTTTAGCAGAATATGAACTAGTAAATAGGATCTCCTTGAGAGTTATTTTGGCAAATGATAAACCTGCAAGTAGGCTTTATGTGTCTATTAAAGAAAGAGTATCAAAAGAGATTGGCATTAATTTTTGTGTTACTAAGTTAGCTAGTAATGCAGAGCAAGAGAATATTTTGAAATTAATTGAGGCTGAAAATTTGAATGAAGATACCGATGGAATCATTGTTCAGTTGCCTCTTTTGGGTGAAATAAATGTAAACAAGGTTTTAAACAAGATAGTTCATACAAAGGATGTAGATGGGCTTTCCGCTATTAATTTAGGCAAATTGGTTTTGGGTGACAGGAAAGGATTTATTCCTTGCACGGCCCTTGCTGTGCTTAAAGTTTTGTTTGATAATGGGATAGAAACTTCTGGTAGGACTGTTGTTGTGATTGGAAGGAGCGCTCTTGTTGGGAGGCCTATTTCCATTTTGCTTTCTTGCAAGCCTTATAATGCCACTGTAATTACATGCCATAGTAAGAGTACTTATTTGGATGTTTATGTGAGGCAAGCAGATATTATTATTTCTGCTGTTGGTAAGCCTAGATTAATTGGTCCAAATATGATATCTGGTAATCCTTATGTTATAGATATTGGTATTTCTGAATTGGAAATTGATGGTGGAAATGTTTTAACTGGAGATGCAGATTTTGAAGCAATTAAGGGGCATGTTAAATTTATTACTCCTGTAAGGGGTGGTATTGGTCCTGTTACGGTTCTTATGTTAATGTTTAATACTATTAAATCACATTTGGTTAGACATAGTAAGTTTGATGTTTTGGAAAAATTAAAAAAGTTGGTGGAGGTTTAG
- a CDS encoding PEGA domain-containing protein encodes MIQKEDKVDDEVFKVKLKPILGMVPEVYVLLILLALLLSLVFVFFINPKLKNPGAYLSVEANIDNAHVYLDEKYLGRTPLNKYTNATRGNLVVKRLGFDTYEKQIEIKNSFFTSYKFNVNLELRDPDEIIRQRQRELSVMTKLKNTNDNVQPIPVFSLLLNDLKSNPNHIKKFFRNSIPYVSSSAMFKDFLSAYRSVYLVSDKSNEEMWKSLQRNFNLEDRAVIWFFENLDNEQQRLVSNEEWFVAIVEKLKDENKILKSENKNMDLTLRGFKKVASGIIESAQSYKLNSQNITIKTTYRLKEFLMQNQNITKAEYQLFLNKNPRWSFNNKDNLIKEELVDERYLKNFEQMPFNEDITNIPYNAALEYAKWYSSNLPKGFIARLPLSQEWELYQREESKSIDGLNVNEISKKVGFWNLMQNSSFNDILLFKDENQNNIYSTHFDSLITEVRTYNYNDNSVLRPSTKASFFKNWSSPNIGFRLIIEKE; translated from the coding sequence GTGATTCAGAAAGAAGACAAAGTTGATGATGAGGTTTTTAAAGTAAAGTTAAAACCAATATTGGGCATGGTGCCTGAGGTTTATGTTTTATTGATACTACTGGCCCTGCTTTTATCGCTGGTCTTTGTTTTTTTCATCAATCCCAAACTAAAGAACCCTGGAGCCTATCTAAGTGTAGAAGCTAATATTGACAATGCACATGTTTATCTAGATGAAAAATACCTTGGAAGAACTCCACTGAATAAATACACAAATGCCACCAGAGGAAACTTAGTAGTCAAAAGATTGGGATTTGATACTTATGAAAAACAAATTGAGATAAAAAATAGCTTTTTTACAAGCTACAAGTTTAATGTCAATTTAGAATTAAGAGATCCCGATGAAATTATTAGACAAAGACAAAGGGAACTCTCCGTTATGACAAAGCTCAAAAACACTAACGACAATGTACAACCAATACCCGTATTCTCACTGCTTTTAAATGATTTAAAAAGTAACCCGAATCACATTAAAAAATTCTTCAGAAATTCCATCCCTTATGTAAGTTCGAGTGCAATGTTTAAAGACTTCCTTTCAGCATACAGATCAGTTTACTTGGTAAGTGATAAAAGCAATGAAGAAATGTGGAAATCTTTACAACGAAACTTTAATCTAGAAGACAGGGCAGTTATTTGGTTTTTTGAAAATCTAGACAATGAACAACAAAGACTGGTATCTAATGAAGAGTGGTTTGTGGCAATAGTAGAAAAATTAAAAGATGAAAATAAAATACTGAAATCTGAAAATAAAAATATGGATTTAACTCTAAGGGGTTTTAAAAAGGTAGCTTCAGGCATTATTGAAAGTGCTCAGAGTTATAAATTAAATTCCCAAAACATTACAATCAAAACTACATATAGATTAAAAGAATTTTTAATGCAGAATCAAAATATTACTAAAGCTGAATACCAGCTGTTCTTAAACAAAAATCCTAGATGGTCATTCAACAATAAAGATAATTTAATAAAAGAAGAACTGGTAGATGAAAGATATCTAAAGAATTTTGAGCAGATGCCCTTTAATGAAGATATTACTAACATACCTTACAATGCAGCTCTAGAATATGCTAAATGGTATTCTTCAAATCTACCAAAGGGATTTATAGCAAGGCTACCTTTATCTCAAGAGTGGGAGCTGTATCAAAGAGAAGAGTCAAAATCAATCGATGGTCTAAATGTCAATGAGATATCTAAAAAAGTTGGATTTTGGAATCTAATGCAAAACTCAAGCTTTAATGATATCTTGCTATTCAAAGATGAGAATCAAAATAACATATATTCTACACACTTTGATTCACTAATAACCGAAGTTAGAACATACAATTACAATGACAACTCAGTACTTAGGCCTTCGACTAAGGCTTCTTTCTTTAAAAATTGGAGTTCACCAAATATTGGATTTAGGTTAATTATTGAAAAGGAGTAG
- the lepB gene encoding signal peptidase I — protein MYPGKLGKLAHFLVSSIERYLTYRKRKKYFCKLKAKKRGFLVTFLFEFLGAVVFVLAVNQYFFQGFRIPTGSMEDTLKVGDFLFVDKFSYGPEFLPGMGKINGIREPGETDIVIFENIEYKSKGIFFDIFQRIIFMLTFSFIDLDRDEDGNPSVRFFVKRALFADGKVVRFRNGKLFVKKEGEENFIEEKLYKASLGYNFSSKKLVEEEDYKFYDDLAMFIALKQLSLNLENMPDFSFFNVRVVDRFEIERLEYSYLVAFMPYVDYYMEKTIVRDYGLYVPYGYVLPIGDNRDNSHDGRFFGVINKNKILGRTFFLHFPFSRMGFI, from the coding sequence ATGTATCCAGGAAAATTAGGTAAGTTGGCTCACTTTTTGGTGAGCTCCATTGAGAGGTATCTAACCTATAGAAAAAGAAAGAAATATTTTTGTAAGTTAAAGGCTAAGAAGCGAGGTTTTCTGGTAACTTTTTTGTTTGAGTTTTTAGGGGCTGTGGTTTTTGTTTTGGCGGTAAATCAGTATTTTTTTCAGGGATTTAGAATCCCAACAGGATCCATGGAAGATACTCTTAAGGTAGGAGATTTTTTATTTGTGGACAAGTTTTCTTATGGTCCTGAATTTTTACCTGGAATGGGCAAAATAAATGGAATTAGGGAACCAGGAGAGACAGATATTGTTATTTTTGAAAATATAGAATATAAATCGAAAGGAATTTTTTTCGATATTTTTCAGAGAATAATTTTTATGTTGACTTTTTCTTTTATTGATCTTGACAGAGATGAAGATGGAAATCCCAGTGTTAGGTTTTTTGTAAAAAGAGCGTTGTTTGCTGATGGTAAAGTTGTAAGATTCCGAAATGGAAAGTTGTTTGTTAAGAAGGAAGGAGAAGAGAATTTTATAGAAGAAAAATTGTATAAAGCCTCTTTAGGATATAATTTCTCGTCTAAGAAGCTTGTAGAAGAAGAAGATTATAAGTTTTATGATGATCTTGCTATGTTTATTGCATTAAAGCAGCTAAGTTTAAATCTGGAGAATATGCCCGATTTTTCGTTTTTTAATGTGAGAGTTGTTGATAGATTTGAAATTGAGAGATTAGAGTATAGTTATTTAGTGGCTTTCATGCCATATGTTGATTACTATATGGAAAAAACAATAGTAAGGGATTATGGATTGTATGTGCCTTACGGATATGTGTTGCCCATTGGAGATAATAGAGATAATTCTCATGATGGTAGATTTTTTGGGGTTATAAATAAAAATAAGATACTCGGCAGAACTTTTTTCTTGCATTTTCCTTTCTCCAGGATGGGTTTTATTTAA
- the lepB gene encoding signal peptidase I, translating to MAAYLTFEQRLLRKKRRKILFNFILLFLILNYVFTKFVMQVFNFQGEEMLPLITKNHNLIFVSKYVRSFFVPFSINDIVLYEDLALEGNVVLDFFRDLLCLSKIFHTKKYGISRIVSTYGDLVYVKGFDVLVNRGGSGSFYLNGTLMGNYKLNDFFKSNEPIKCFTLKKNEFFLLNENLKILNDSRVFGPVKKDKIESFLVLKMMDYEIAR from the coding sequence ATGGCTGCATATCTGACTTTTGAACAAAGGCTTTTAAGGAAAAAGCGAAGGAAAATTTTGTTTAATTTTATCTTGCTTTTTTTGATATTAAATTATGTTTTTACAAAATTTGTTATGCAGGTTTTTAATTTTCAAGGTGAAGAGATGCTTCCTTTAATAACAAAGAATCATAATTTAATTTTTGTTTCAAAATATGTTAGGTCTTTTTTTGTGCCTTTCAGTATCAATGACATTGTGCTTTATGAAGATTTGGCTCTAGAGGGCAATGTTGTATTAGATTTTTTCAGAGATTTACTTTGTTTGAGTAAAATTTTTCATACAAAAAAGTATGGTATATCAAGAATAGTTTCTACTTATGGGGATTTAGTTTATGTTAAAGGTTTTGATGTATTGGTTAATAGAGGAGGCTCGGGTTCTTTTTATTTAAATGGCACTTTAATGGGTAATTATAAATTGAATGATTTTTTTAAATCTAATGAGCCCATTAAATGCTTTACTTTAAAGAAGAATGAATTTTTTCTCTTGAATGAAAATTTAAAAATTTTGAATGACTCTAGAGTGTTTGGCCCCGTTAAGAAGGACAAAATAGAATCTTTTTTAGTATTAAAGATGATGGATTATGAGATTGCTAGATAA